The following proteins come from a genomic window of Deltaproteobacteria bacterium:
- a CDS encoding MCE family protein: MIRAPLLVGLVLLTAVTAMSWFLMKTSKDKFSDEATYPVYADFVDASGIRWKTRVQINGIDVGKIGGIEHLRLDNGRLVARVTVRILNDYTVYQDAAIKKAAESLLGDFRLDLDPGNRGAGVLKPEGIIGRVQSVSDMDAIQSELKYVASNVKEITDSFRRVLSGPEAEGSIEAIFKRVENSLAALETTTRVVAGSLERNDNNIDAILGDVRAFTGNLASTTGNQGDITKITSNLASLSSRLDLLAARMSDAIYGEAGAEISDSPLRQSIDNLTESVAHLNSITRKIDDGTGTMGRIINDPSISEKVEETLDSTNELFGGLSRLETQVELRSEFDVPFQSGGDQAGTGIKNIVGVAIKPRPDKSYILEAVADHRGRQNREVTRETVTVDGEESAQITETYTTNYNVMKFSAQFAKRYYFATLRFGIIENTGGLGLNLHALNDSLELRLDAFDFERRFLDSGEVRPPRLRGTFLYEFFDHLWLQAGIDDPFNADLAQWFLGGALRFTDEDLKTLMTVAPSP; this comes from the coding sequence ATGATACGAGCACCATTACTTGTCGGTCTCGTCTTGCTTACGGCTGTTACAGCCATGAGCTGGTTTTTGATGAAAACCAGTAAAGATAAGTTCAGCGATGAAGCCACTTATCCAGTCTACGCTGACTTCGTTGACGCTTCAGGCATTCGCTGGAAAACACGGGTTCAAATCAACGGAATCGATGTTGGTAAAATCGGCGGCATTGAGCACTTACGCCTCGACAACGGCCGGCTCGTTGCGCGCGTCACCGTGAGAATCCTAAACGACTACACCGTGTACCAAGACGCCGCCATCAAAAAGGCAGCCGAATCCCTACTGGGTGATTTTCGCCTCGACCTCGATCCCGGGAACCGCGGCGCGGGTGTGCTCAAACCTGAGGGAATTATTGGCCGTGTCCAAAGCGTTTCCGACATGGATGCCATCCAGTCCGAACTTAAATACGTCGCCTCCAACGTGAAAGAAATTACCGACAGCTTCCGGCGGGTTCTCTCGGGTCCAGAAGCCGAAGGCTCAATCGAAGCCATCTTTAAGCGCGTTGAAAACTCTCTTGCCGCTTTAGAAACAACGACTCGTGTCGTGGCAGGTAGCTTAGAGCGCAACGATAACAACATCGACGCCATCCTTGGTGATGTGCGCGCCTTTACCGGCAACTTGGCTTCAACCACCGGCAACCAAGGTGACATCACCAAGATCACATCCAATTTAGCCAGCCTGAGCAGCAGGCTCGACCTCTTGGCCGCACGCATGAGTGACGCCATCTATGGGGAAGCCGGTGCTGAAATATCTGATTCACCGCTTCGTCAAAGTATTGATAACCTCACTGAAAGTGTCGCCCACCTCAACAGCATTACTCGCAAAATTGATGATGGCACTGGCACGATGGGGCGGATTATCAACGACCCAAGTATCTCTGAGAAGGTAGAAGAAACACTCGATAGTACCAATGAGTTGTTCGGGGGTCTTTCACGGCTCGAAACTCAAGTAGAGCTTCGTTCGGAATTTGATGTCCCGTTCCAATCTGGCGGTGACCAGGCCGGCACCGGCATTAAAAATATTGTCGGTGTTGCCATCAAACCAAGGCCCGACAAAAGCTATATTCTCGAAGCAGTCGCAGATCATAGAGGTAGACAAAACCGGGAAGTGACACGTGAAACCGTAACTGTTGACGGAGAAGAAAGCGCACAAATCACAGAGACGTACACAACAAACTACAATGTGATGAAGTTTTCCGCCCAATTTGCAAAACGTTATTACTTTGCAACCCTGCGTTTCGGAATCATTGAGAACACCGGCGGGCTCGGTTTAAACCTTCACGCCCTCAACGACTCCCTAGAGTTAAGACTTGATGCCTTTGATTTTGAAAGGCGCTTCTTAGACAGTGGCGAAGTTCGTCCGCCACGGTTACGCGGAACGTTTCTATACGAATTCTTCGATCACCTTTGGCTCCAAGCGGGTATCGATGACCCCTTCAACGCAGACCTTGCGCAATGGTTTCTCGGAGGAGCGTTGCGCTTTACGGATGAGGACTTGAAGACATTGATGACTGTGGCGCCGAGTCCTTAA
- a CDS encoding ABC transporter ATP-binding protein, whose protein sequence is MIEIRDLRKSFGGTEVLKGVSFNVRPGTTRVILGLSGSGKSVLMKHMIGLMKPDSGQILVNGEDVCQMKTPALLKLRTKFGMVFQQAALFDSMTVWENVAFPLLEHTQLSHEEVDKRVLAKLALVGLETSVNKFPSELSGGMRKRVGLARAVILDPEVVLYDEPTTGLDPITTDNVDQMILDAAQRLQVTSVVISHDVGSAIKVADDIAVLHKGEVVEDCASSEIRHSKHPFVQEFLNTWFGKQE, encoded by the coding sequence ATGATCGAGATTCGAGACCTAAGAAAAAGCTTTGGCGGTACAGAGGTCTTAAAAGGTGTTTCATTCAATGTGCGGCCAGGCACCACACGGGTCATCTTGGGCCTCTCTGGGTCCGGTAAGTCCGTGTTGATGAAACATATGATTGGCCTCATGAAACCAGACTCGGGGCAAATATTGGTCAACGGGGAAGACGTTTGCCAAATGAAAACCCCCGCTCTTCTCAAACTAAGAACCAAATTCGGGATGGTTTTTCAACAAGCCGCTCTTTTTGATTCCATGACTGTTTGGGAAAATGTGGCCTTTCCTCTACTTGAACATACTCAGCTTTCTCATGAAGAGGTCGACAAACGTGTACTCGCCAAACTTGCCTTGGTCGGCCTCGAGACATCCGTTAACAAATTCCCTTCGGAACTCTCAGGCGGAATGCGTAAACGGGTTGGGCTGGCCCGCGCGGTGATTCTTGACCCCGAGGTCGTGCTTTATGACGAACCCACCACAGGCCTCGACCCTATTACCACAGACAACGTTGATCAGATGATTTTAGACGCCGCCCAACGGCTACAGGTTACCAGTGTGGTCATCTCCCACGATGTTGGTAGCGCCATAAAAGTTGCGGATGACATCGCAGTCCTCCATAAAGGTGAGGTGGTAGAAGATTGTGCGTCGAGTGAGATTCGTCATTCGAAGCATCCTTTTGTTCAAGAGTTTTTAAACACTTGGTTTGGGAAACAAGAATGA
- a CDS encoding ABC transporter permease has translation MIGPLTRAGEKTIAFFTELGNMAIFLGRVCLLALKPPYRFKLLLEQMEFVGVGSLFIVLLTGTFTGAVFTLQTITGLQRVGMENVVGSTVMLAVSRELAPVLTSLMVTGRVGSAMATELGTMRVSEQIDAMEVMAIDPIKYLVVPRIIASSIMVPALSVLFCVVAALGSYAVAVLMMGLDEGAFVARIEWLLDPYDFMHGMVKSVFFGVLIALIGCYRGFYASGGARGVGNATTQAVVIGSISIFVLDYILTSILLLWAPA, from the coding sequence ATGATAGGGCCGTTGACTCGGGCCGGTGAGAAAACCATCGCGTTCTTCACCGAGCTCGGCAATATGGCGATTTTTCTCGGGCGGGTATGCCTGCTGGCACTCAAGCCTCCCTACCGCTTTAAACTCTTGCTTGAGCAAATGGAATTTGTTGGCGTTGGCTCACTTTTTATCGTTCTGCTCACCGGAACCTTCACCGGGGCTGTCTTCACATTGCAGACCATTACCGGACTTCAACGTGTCGGTATGGAAAACGTCGTTGGCTCCACCGTTATGCTTGCGGTCAGCCGAGAGCTTGCCCCTGTACTTACAAGCCTCATGGTAACTGGCCGGGTTGGCTCTGCTATGGCCACTGAGCTTGGTACCATGCGGGTGTCAGAACAAATCGATGCGATGGAAGTCATGGCCATCGACCCCATTAAATACCTTGTGGTACCTCGGATTATCGCTAGTTCCATTATGGTACCAGCCTTGAGCGTCTTGTTTTGCGTCGTTGCTGCTCTTGGCTCGTATGCAGTCGCAGTTTTGATGATGGGACTTGATGAAGGAGCCTTCGTCGCCCGAATCGAGTGGTTACTTGATCCCTACGATTTTATGCACGGCATGGTAAAATCCGTCTTCTTTGGCGTCTTAATCGCCTTGATCGGCTGCTACCGAGGATTTTATGCCAGTGGAGGCGCCCGCGGCGTCGGAAATGCCACCACTCAGGCGGTAGTTATTGGCTCAATTTCGATATTTGTGCTCGACTATATACTCACAAGCATTTTGCTTCTTTGGGCACCGGCGTAG
- the alr gene encoding alanine racemase: MSVNIPAMFYRPTQVAVDLQALRQNAAAIAKLHPDVQLCAVVKADAYGHGSVEIARTLADAGVAWLAVALVEEGIRLREAGIDLPILVLGALVNEAAEALVKFKLIPTVFEVEQLEALSKAAGSSSLKLHLKVDTGMSRLGVQPEQLGAFLQELKNHPNLVLDGVMTHLQNADLEDTPRNQAQIEAFENALSQVKSAGFSPQHRHLSNSAATLTLENTSQNLLRPGLVMYGLSPMQTNVPKALTPLMRWTTRPLQIKEIAAGERVSYGGHFVAKRATKIAVLPVGYADGYRRSFEGKADVLIQGRRAPIVGSICMDLCMVDVTDFENITQQDEVVLMGSQGTECITTYDLAQWAGTIAYEITCGISDRVPRQYTGAPS; this comes from the coding sequence GTGTCGGTCAACATACCGGCTATGTTCTATCGCCCCACTCAAGTCGCCGTTGATCTTCAAGCATTAAGGCAAAACGCGGCCGCTATTGCCAAGCTGCACCCCGATGTTCAACTTTGCGCAGTCGTCAAAGCCGACGCCTATGGACACGGAAGCGTTGAAATCGCGCGAACCCTCGCTGATGCAGGTGTTGCATGGCTCGCAGTCGCTTTGGTCGAAGAAGGTATTCGGCTACGTGAAGCCGGGATCGACTTACCCATTCTTGTGCTTGGCGCACTTGTGAACGAAGCCGCTGAGGCTTTGGTGAAATTTAAACTCATCCCAACCGTATTCGAAGTCGAACAATTGGAAGCACTATCTAAAGCAGCTGGGTCGAGCTCCCTAAAGCTCCATTTAAAAGTCGACACGGGTATGTCCAGGCTTGGCGTTCAGCCCGAGCAATTAGGTGCATTTTTACAAGAGCTAAAAAATCACCCTAATTTGGTTCTCGACGGTGTGATGACTCACCTCCAAAATGCTGATCTTGAAGATACGCCGCGTAACCAAGCCCAAATCGAAGCGTTCGAAAATGCACTAAGCCAAGTAAAAAGTGCCGGGTTTTCACCCCAGCACCGCCATCTCTCCAACAGTGCTGCGACACTCACCTTAGAAAATACTAGCCAGAATTTATTACGACCGGGCTTGGTCATGTATGGTTTAAGTCCAATGCAAACCAATGTGCCCAAAGCTTTAACGCCCTTGATGCGCTGGACGACCCGACCGCTGCAGATCAAAGAGATTGCTGCCGGAGAGCGGGTAAGTTACGGCGGACACTTTGTTGCCAAACGCGCCACCAAAATAGCTGTTCTCCCGGTTGGCTATGCCGATGGGTACCGGCGCAGCTTTGAGGGAAAAGCAGATGTTTTGATTCAGGGACGACGCGCACCCATTGTGGGCAGCATCTGCATGGATCTGTGCATGGTCGATGTCACCGACTTTGAAAACATCACTCAACAAGATGAGGTTGTTCTGATGGGCAGCCAAGGCACAGAGTGCATTACAACCTACGACCTTGCCCAATGGGCAGGTACCATTGCCTACGAAATTACCTGCGGCATCAGTGACCGAGTTCCACGTCAATACACGGGTGCACCATCATGA
- a CDS encoding ComF family protein — MMTLFPVTCGGCNRALSMRPQYLLCELCSQALLENPCPRFRPAQSNTSCYAPYLYGGTLETMLWRAKFRGREDLAMALGRLLAEHQPAQDLASQCELIAPIPLSLRRHLDRGYNQSAHIAQSLADTLKLPMLTHWRRRHTQPQHLLGRRERQQNIKNAFKPAQGVENKTVLLIDDVVTTGYTLAEAARTLRRSGARKVHTLALTQANWSYLKT, encoded by the coding sequence ATGATGACTTTGTTTCCCGTGACCTGTGGAGGATGCAACCGAGCACTTTCCATGCGGCCCCAATATTTACTCTGCGAATTATGTTCCCAAGCCCTCCTGGAAAACCCTTGCCCCCGCTTTAGACCCGCTCAATCCAATACAAGCTGCTACGCCCCTTATCTCTATGGGGGAACTCTAGAGACCATGCTTTGGCGCGCGAAATTTAGAGGGCGTGAAGACCTTGCCATGGCGCTCGGCCGGCTTTTGGCAGAGCACCAGCCCGCTCAAGATTTAGCCTCTCAGTGTGAACTTATTGCCCCGATTCCACTAAGCCTTAGGCGGCATTTAGATCGAGGCTACAATCAAAGCGCTCATATCGCGCAAAGCTTAGCTGATACCTTGAAGCTGCCCATGCTCACCCACTGGCGACGGCGCCACACCCAGCCTCAGCACCTGCTCGGTCGGCGTGAGCGCCAGCAAAACATTAAAAATGCGTTTAAGCCCGCTCAAGGCGTTGAGAATAAGACGGTTTTACTTATCGACGACGTCGTAACCACCGGTTACACCTTAGCCGAGGCCGCGAGGACATTGCGCCGCTCTGGGGCCCGTAAGGTTCATACCCTAGCCTTAACTCAAGCAAATTGGTCCTACCTAAAAACTTAA
- a CDS encoding HEAT repeat domain-containing protein, whose product MTRKLLAVIAATFILASCSQPEDPTTSAYWIAQLENKEKRPEALTQLGKLGDKTALPSVQEWFEQEGSWTPEAAYALGRLGDATIIPALKGGISYTVGTGSDKKTRAKNRTNLNIAKAMGQLKAESGVDALIRLTTMPDLNTREAAMRAIGKIGSKTGTETLIKIARTETQPFLRKTAIMALGDLGDDKGIPVLIDSLYMELPGTSFYYEARHSLLQIGKSAIPALIETLERKNKAVEAIRLPSGVNIAEGAIEGKAAFVLGSLRAQDAEKQMLAALKTYYKKYQNRASGISASVPGAVAEIAYSLGNLGTEASIKSLSTIANETDANLRIAATEALTYIGATKSVASLLAAAKTGNAAARRAAIEAVAMLGAGSETASLDGLKGPKEEATQEIAKIVAANKPALAAATECKSDATCWTGKLADANIKVRRRAAFQLGWLGSKESIASLMKAVEDESSAVRMAAMASVSRLGGADLKVLNAALERWGKKVEYKNSNQELKRLIERSRNQG is encoded by the coding sequence ATGACTAGAAAACTACTTGCCGTAATCGCCGCAACCTTTATCCTCGCAAGCTGCAGCCAGCCCGAAGATCCAACCACCTCTGCATATTGGATTGCACAACTCGAAAACAAAGAGAAGCGCCCCGAAGCACTCACCCAATTGGGTAAGCTCGGTGATAAAACTGCTTTACCCAGCGTTCAAGAATGGTTTGAGCAAGAAGGTTCTTGGACCCCAGAAGCAGCATACGCACTGGGCCGACTTGGCGACGCAACCATTATCCCGGCACTCAAGGGCGGCATTAGCTACACCGTGGGGACTGGCTCGGATAAAAAGACACGTGCCAAGAACCGAACCAACCTAAACATCGCAAAGGCCATGGGTCAGCTCAAAGCGGAAAGCGGCGTCGATGCCCTTATTCGTCTTACCACCATGCCTGACCTCAACACCCGTGAAGCTGCCATGCGCGCAATCGGTAAAATCGGCAGCAAAACCGGAACTGAGACGCTGATTAAAATTGCCAGAACCGAAACGCAGCCGTTCTTACGCAAAACAGCCATCATGGCTCTCGGCGACTTGGGCGACGACAAAGGCATCCCAGTCCTCATCGACAGCCTCTACATGGAACTGCCTGGAACTTCTTTTTACTACGAAGCACGCCACTCACTTCTGCAAATTGGTAAATCAGCCATTCCCGCTTTGATTGAAACTCTTGAGCGCAAAAACAAAGCCGTAGAAGCGATTCGGTTACCAAGCGGTGTAAACATTGCTGAGGGTGCCATTGAAGGAAAAGCTGCTTTCGTACTCGGCTCGCTGCGTGCTCAAGATGCCGAAAAGCAAATGCTTGCAGCACTCAAGACCTATTACAAAAAGTATCAAAATCGGGCGAGCGGAATCTCTGCAAGCGTTCCGGGTGCGGTCGCTGAAATTGCATACTCACTTGGAAACCTTGGTACAGAGGCCAGCATTAAGAGCCTTTCAACAATTGCCAACGAAACTGATGCCAACCTTCGCATTGCAGCCACCGAAGCACTGACCTACATCGGCGCTACAAAATCTGTTGCAAGCCTTTTAGCTGCCGCTAAAACAGGCAATGCGGCGGCGCGCCGAGCTGCTATTGAAGCAGTGGCCATGCTGGGAGCCGGCTCAGAAACAGCGAGCCTCGACGGTCTTAAAGGACCTAAAGAAGAAGCAACTCAAGAAATCGCTAAGATTGTTGCAGCCAATAAGCCTGCTCTCGCCGCGGCCACAGAATGTAAGTCAGATGCTACCTGCTGGACGGGCAAGCTTGCGGATGCCAATATCAAAGTGCGACGCCGAGCCGCTTTTCAGCTCGGTTGGTTAGGCTCAAAAGAGAGCATAGCAAGCCTGATGAAAGCCGTAGAAGACGAATCTTCTGCAGTGCGCATGGCCGCCATGGCAAGTGTGAGCCGCCTAGGCGGAGCCGATCTCAAAGTACTTAACGCAGCACTCGAACGCTGGGGCAAAAAGGTTGAGTACAAAAACTCAAACCAAGAGCTTAAGCGCCTCATCGAGCGAAGCCGAAACCAAGGTTAA
- a CDS encoding HEAT repeat domain-containing protein, translating to MMKRYDINRFLVVLGLILAGLTGCDSMVSSAIDSGPTYWSNVLKTEPSFKVRLQAAVLLGRSGHPDALKALIDCAKTDDDDSVRRAAIDALAQLKRPRAIVELVTLAASDPVPMVAAGANVALTSFDLLAHQEFVLAAFDSDDVRVRSAVLKHLPLPLNDLARAVITKSFGDYPEVYEQAQTLLATMPRITRMEWISEGLRSAKAPIRAGAVRALGRDGHRENLAVVIEVFEQEDEDLTVKDAAAYSLRELKEHLVEGDFIRDATEHSETHMRMRAIRVLEAIGGRKATRTLVLALADEKPPVRGRAAMALAKLKVIAVLPKLEEMVRKPLNEPIKLHLTQAVQDLRAAMATKQ from the coding sequence ATGATGAAAAGATACGACATAAATAGATTCTTGGTTGTGCTTGGACTGATTTTGGCAGGATTAACCGGGTGCGATTCTATGGTTTCGAGCGCCATCGATTCCGGGCCAACCTATTGGAGTAATGTGTTAAAGACGGAGCCTTCCTTCAAGGTTCGGCTGCAAGCTGCGGTTTTACTTGGGCGATCAGGCCATCCAGATGCACTCAAGGCTTTGATTGATTGCGCAAAGACCGACGACGATGACTCGGTCCGCCGTGCGGCGATCGACGCGTTGGCTCAGCTTAAGCGTCCACGTGCGATTGTCGAGTTGGTTACTTTGGCCGCCAGTGATCCGGTTCCCATGGTTGCAGCGGGGGCGAACGTGGCCTTGACCTCTTTTGACTTACTGGCCCACCAAGAATTTGTTCTCGCAGCTTTTGATTCAGACGATGTGCGGGTTCGGTCGGCGGTTTTAAAGCATCTACCTCTGCCATTGAACGACTTGGCACGGGCGGTCATTACAAAAAGCTTCGGTGACTACCCGGAGGTTTATGAGCAGGCTCAAACGTTGCTGGCCACGATGCCTCGTATCACGCGCATGGAATGGATTTCCGAAGGCCTGCGCTCAGCTAAGGCCCCTATTCGAGCTGGGGCGGTACGTGCCCTTGGCCGTGATGGTCATCGTGAGAACCTCGCTGTGGTGATTGAAGTTTTTGAACAAGAAGATGAAGATTTGACGGTTAAAGATGCTGCAGCCTACTCGCTTAGAGAGTTGAAAGAGCATTTGGTTGAAGGTGACTTTATTCGGGATGCAACGGAACACTCTGAGACGCATATGCGCATGCGAGCCATCCGTGTTCTGGAAGCCATTGGTGGACGAAAAGCGACACGGACTCTCGTGCTCGCGCTTGCGGATGAGAAACCACCCGTTCGTGGCCGTGCAGCGATGGCCCTGGCTAAGCTCAAAGTGATAGCGGTTTTACCAAAGCTTGAAGAAATGGTGAGAAAACCATTAAATGAACCCATCAAATTGCATTTAACCCAGGCTGTGCAGGATTTGCGTGCGGCGATGGCGACCAAGCAATAA
- the proC gene encoding pyrroline-5-carboxylate reductase: MGLKGKKVAFIGAGNMAEAIIRGLLKADVVAAPDILATGRRQERIDDLHRLYGLTVTLDNSEAAKQADVVVLCVKPQILEKVLSEIAGSISPDALVISVAAGITMQQIGAHLSEQARICRSMPNMPSVVGAGAAALACGKHLTDEDKQMAHELFESCGLAVELHEESLLDAATGLSGSGPAYVFMIIEALSDAGVKVGLNRRQAQKLAAQTVLGSAQLVIETGEHPGVLKDRVTSPGGTAIAGLHTLEEGGLRTTLINAVVAATARSRELATIKKS, encoded by the coding sequence ATGGGACTTAAGGGTAAGAAAGTGGCGTTTATTGGGGCTGGGAATATGGCGGAAGCCATCATTCGCGGTTTACTAAAAGCCGATGTTGTAGCCGCTCCGGACATTCTCGCTACGGGACGACGCCAAGAGCGCATTGATGACCTTCACCGCCTTTATGGTCTTACGGTTACGCTCGATAACAGTGAGGCTGCAAAGCAGGCGGATGTGGTCGTACTTTGCGTGAAGCCGCAGATTTTGGAGAAGGTCCTCTCCGAGATTGCAGGTTCGATTTCACCAGATGCCCTGGTCATCAGTGTCGCTGCGGGAATCACCATGCAACAGATTGGGGCGCACCTTAGTGAGCAAGCCCGTATTTGTCGCTCAATGCCCAACATGCCCTCCGTGGTTGGAGCCGGCGCAGCAGCTTTGGCCTGCGGCAAGCACCTTACAGACGAAGACAAGCAGATGGCCCACGAACTCTTTGAGTCCTGCGGTCTTGCGGTTGAACTGCATGAAGAAAGTTTATTGGACGCGGCAACCGGACTGTCGGGCAGTGGCCCTGCTTATGTGTTCATGATTATTGAAGCGTTGTCAGATGCAGGCGTAAAGGTGGGGCTCAATCGCCGCCAGGCCCAAAAACTTGCGGCCCAAACCGTACTTGGCAGTGCGCAGCTGGTGATTGAAACCGGAGAGCACCCCGGCGTTCTTAAAGATCGGGTGACGAGCCCAGGCGGTACGGCCATCGCGGGTCTCCACACCTTGGAAGAAGGTGGCTTACGCACTACGCTCATCAATGCAGTTGTGGCAGCCACTGCCCGCTCTCGTGAGTTGGCAACCATTAAAAAATCCTGA
- a CDS encoding sigma-70 family RNA polymerase sigma factor, with translation MNKATKIQAKRQVQLKVVEGAKSEESTRKTRVNETITDVMLVDRAVAGDGIAFSELVNRHYEKSVRVAFGMLKNLQDAEDVAQDAFVRVHRKLEGFQGQSAFSTWLYRIVVNLSIDLMRKKKRQRRADIDDEAARDALRSEQDLWPRFEEHDPSVSLERRELHKQLNQAFKELPEIHRAVLVLREVQGLSYDEIAQSLEIKKGTVMSRLFHARKAMQAQMKSQPKAKVEGRVNG, from the coding sequence ATGAATAAAGCCACCAAAATCCAAGCGAAGCGTCAGGTTCAACTTAAGGTTGTAGAGGGTGCTAAGAGTGAAGAAAGCACAAGGAAAACAAGGGTGAACGAGACAATCACCGATGTTATGCTCGTGGACCGAGCGGTTGCTGGCGATGGTATCGCCTTCAGCGAGTTGGTGAATCGTCACTACGAGAAATCGGTCCGTGTTGCTTTTGGTATGCTCAAAAACCTACAAGACGCAGAAGATGTAGCTCAGGATGCCTTTGTTCGAGTTCACCGAAAACTTGAAGGATTTCAGGGACAATCTGCCTTTTCAACCTGGCTTTACCGAATTGTTGTGAATCTGAGCATCGACTTGATGCGAAAGAAAAAGCGTCAGCGAAGAGCCGATATTGATGACGAAGCTGCTCGCGATGCGCTGCGAAGTGAGCAGGACTTGTGGCCACGCTTTGAAGAGCATGACCCATCGGTTAGTTTAGAGCGCCGAGAGCTTCATAAACAACTCAATCAAGCCTTTAAAGAACTCCCAGAGATTCACCGCGCTGTGTTGGTGCTGCGAGAAGTTCAGGGTTTAAGTTACGACGAGATCGCGCAGTCTCTCGAGATCAAGAAGGGCACGGTCATGAGCCGTCTTTTCCATGCTCGAAAGGCCATGCAGGCGCAAATGAAGAGTCAGCCGAAAGCAAAAGTTGAAGGCAGGGTAAACGGATGA
- the hflX gene encoding GTPase HflX encodes MGPTWPNTKPLLEVISIRHVTGNTAGLKPSQKRLLERTYQRRVAPDRIISPELARHLAGISREIGRQVGVLVNRRGQIEDVFVGDAHRIYLPDIGRTRAGQSNLRGLRHIHTVFGKDGLHRDDFADLTKLRLDLVVALETRDDGQPGKLTTAHINPNAHKAKRTIDHVTSEDYRSIYEVEVDFKELVEEIERELGRQTKARKADGGQTRAVLVGVYDRKQTAQWRLEEMQELATTAGVHIEDVIIQIRPKPDPKLVVGRGKLEEVVLECLDLDIELIIFDHNLNPTQARAVAAFSDLKVIDRTQLILDIFAQHAQSRDGKLQVELAQLKYNLPRLTDLDAGLSRLTGGIGGRGPGETKLEINRRRARDRITKLENEIGALSKQRHLRRRKRQNSGAPIVSVVGYTNAGKSTLLNVLTSSEVLVADQLFATLDPTSRRLRFPMEREAIITDTVGFIRDLPPDLIRAFRATLEELEGADVLLHVVDISDPMRDEKIEAVRALLEELHLAEIPEILIYNKCDLVDSITKRGLCQKDKAVGTSAITREGLADLIGTISQKLWRTNVLDTEENWLDYSQGKLPAEA; translated from the coding sequence ATAGGGCCCACTTGGCCGAATACCAAGCCATTGCTGGAGGTTATCTCGATTCGACACGTTACAGGCAATACAGCCGGTCTAAAACCCAGCCAAAAGCGCCTTCTTGAGCGCACCTATCAACGCCGAGTTGCCCCCGACCGGATCATCAGCCCCGAGCTTGCTCGCCATCTAGCTGGAATCAGTAGAGAAATTGGTCGCCAGGTTGGAGTTCTCGTCAATCGCCGCGGGCAAATTGAAGATGTTTTTGTGGGAGATGCCCACAGAATTTATCTACCAGACATTGGTCGTACGAGAGCGGGTCAGAGTAATCTACGAGGCCTTCGCCATATTCACACGGTGTTCGGGAAAGATGGTCTTCATCGAGACGATTTTGCCGACCTCACGAAATTGCGGCTGGATCTCGTCGTTGCATTAGAAACTCGGGACGATGGCCAGCCCGGTAAGCTCACCACGGCACATATCAATCCCAACGCTCACAAAGCCAAGCGGACCATCGATCATGTCACCTCAGAGGATTATCGCTCGATTTATGAGGTAGAAGTCGACTTCAAAGAACTCGTTGAGGAAATTGAACGAGAGCTGGGTCGCCAGACCAAGGCTAGAAAAGCCGACGGCGGGCAAACCCGCGCGGTTCTTGTGGGAGTTTACGACCGTAAACAAACCGCTCAATGGCGGCTCGAAGAAATGCAAGAGCTTGCCACCACGGCAGGTGTTCATATCGAAGATGTGATCATCCAGATAAGGCCCAAACCAGACCCGAAACTCGTGGTTGGCCGGGGGAAACTTGAAGAGGTTGTCCTTGAGTGCCTCGACCTTGATATCGAGCTCATCATCTTTGACCACAACCTCAACCCGACCCAGGCCAGAGCCGTTGCAGCGTTCAGCGATCTAAAAGTCATCGACCGAACCCAACTCATCCTCGACATCTTCGCTCAGCATGCTCAAAGCCGAGACGGTAAGCTCCAAGTTGAATTGGCTCAGCTGAAATACAACTTGCCAAGGCTTACAGATCTCGATGCAGGGCTTTCAAGGCTTACGGGTGGAATCGGTGGCCGCGGACCGGGTGAAACCAAACTCGAGATCAACCGGCGCCGTGCCCGTGATCGCATCACCAAGCTTGAAAACGAAATTGGAGCGCTCTCCAAACAAAGGCACTTGCGTCGCCGTAAACGCCAAAACAGCGGTGCTCCGATTGTGTCTGTGGTCGGCTATACCAACGCGGGCAAATCCACACTTCTGAACGTCTTAACTTCGAGCGAAGTCCTGGTTGCCGATCAACTCTTTGCAACGCTCGATCCGACGAGCCGTAGGCTCCGGTTTCCAATGGAACGCGAAGCCATCATCACGGATACGGTTGGCTTTATTCGAGATCTTCCGCCAGACCTGATTCGCGCATTCCGGGCAACTCTAGAGGAGCTCGAAGGTGCCGATGTGCTTTTGCACGTCGTCGATATTTCCGATCCCATGCGCGACGAGAAAATTGAGGCTGTTCGCGCCTTGCTAGAAGAGCTTCACCTCGCGGAGATTCCAGAAATCTTGATCTACAATAAGTGTGACTTGGTCGATAGCATCACCAAGCGAGGCTTGTGCCAAAAAGACAAAGCTGTAGGGACATCCGCCATCACCCGCGAGGGATTGGCCGATCTGATTGGAACGATTTCCCAGAAGCTCTGGCGAACCAATGTTTTGGATACTGAAGAAAACTGGCTTGATTACAGCCAAGGCAAACTGCCGGCTGAAGCCTAG